From Dermacentor albipictus isolate Rhodes 1998 colony chromosome 8, USDA_Dalb.pri_finalv2, whole genome shotgun sequence:
GAATAGTCGGCAGAGCGACGTCGTCCACGCAACAAAAAGTCCCGGCAACATTATACTTTATACAAGGgtgaagggttacggactggattccaagggaagggaagcgtagcagggggcggcagaaagttaggtgggcggatgagattaagaagcttgcagggacggcatggccacaattagtacatgaccagggttgttggagaagtatgggagaggcctttgccctgcagtgggcgtagccaggctgatgatgatgatgatgaacattatACTGCGAGGAGGGGGTGGGAAATGGCAGCAACAACTGGATCGGGAGTTCAACCTTCAGCACTGTGTAATGACACGTCAGCAACCATATTTAGCGGCTGTGCTAATATTTACTCCGAGAGGTACTCTTTTATTGTGGTGTGCGCGATTGGCTGTCGGCTCAGTGAGACAGTCAGTATTGATAACCTAGTAAGATATAAACTGGCAGTGTTTATTGCTCCGCCGAAACATTCGCATTTAATGACGGAAACATTATACAACGAATATATGCATTATCATCAAAATACCATTATTGCCTTGACAAGCATGTCTTCAGAGGCTTGCTAGTAGATATCTTGCATTTGAACGATCCACGGGCAATTCAGCGACGTAATAAAGCTATTCGCTTACTTAGATAATCATCTTCGGTAGCTACTGCACGATTTTTTTTAATGGTAGCGCCGTATAGCAACTTCATTTTCGGCATAAACAGATGAAGTGTGCGCTATTCTGAAAGCAGAATTGTTTTATAAAACTTCCACGTAAAAGCGGTTGTATTGCATTTGGAATTAAATTTAGGTACTTCGATTTCTAATGCCGTAGTGACGTAACTCTTGATTACAATTCAAATTTATGTCGCTCAGCTTGCATAATATGGCAGCCGCTGTCCAAAACTCTGATCAGCACTACGAGTTGCGTTACCGTTACTTGCGCATATACAGCTGTGCGAGATCAACTGAGGTATCGGACTGAGGTGTAAATTCGACAGAGGAGTATTGCATTTTCCGGGATGAAGCGAGAAACTGGGAATGGGGGCATATAACGAGGTGAGCAAACAAATTTTTACGCAACTTACGCAACTTCCATTGAGCGATAACGTAAAGTATTTAGCTTCACTTTATTTCGCTCAGAATACACACTGATTGTCGCTTGACATTCCGGTTCGGATTTCATTTTATCATACCCAAGTAAATACATTCTCGCCAACAGCCAGAGCTACAGCGATCGTCGACCACCGATCTTCTATTCCACTCTAAACGGAGCAGTCTCCGGCAATTGAAGAAATACAGGCACTTTTGCTCGCATAATAATGCATGTTTAGTCCGCAGACGTCCCTTGCCCGCGTTGAGTTGTGGCCGTTTTGTCATGTAATGTCACAGAACGGCAAGAACAGGTGAAATAGGCACGGATGGAAAGTTTTGTCCAATAGCGGAGGCATAATGGTGAGATGCGCGTATTTCAGATTCTTTCACACGTTCACCTAAGATAGGGAGCTTTCGTGGTTTTCGTGATTTGTGACCGACAGGCGATGTGGGCGCAGCATCAAGACTTTTTTTCACCCGtcacggagggctaatggcggaaTAGAAACAGAAACTGATTTGAATAGCTTTAGGTTATAGGGCGCCTGATCCCCAACACGGTCTGGGATTGGGCTACATGGCGTTCCACAGAATTACGTGCACATCAGATAGCGCAACCAGACAAGAACGAGAAGGAATAACGAAGAGCGGTTATCTTGTCACCATCAGTGCTCGCCATCTCAACTTCTTGTCCAGGATCCCATCGACTGCTGCGTTGTGGAATAGCTTGTATAATCTCATAAGGACTGTTCATGTTTACTGCTTAACACGCGCATGGTGCTACCATGAAGTTGGTACTCATCCCCGCCCTCTTTCGATGTGTTTGTCTTACGTAGAATAGTATCCCAGTCTCTTTTTGCTTGTCAAAAAAGGTTAGTGAATTGTTCAGTGAGTTTGGTTGCGGCTCTGGCAGCATAATAGTAATTAATAGGACCAAATGGTAGTTAAAAGCAGCACCTTTCGGGAGGAAGCTTCCGGACTCGGCCCAGGTGTCACATGACTGGAGCCCACGTGTGTGCTTCGGGGGATTGAAGCCAAGCCTTGGCTGTCTTGAGCCGGCATACTCCGTCGCTCTTTCGGCGCGTCAGGAAGAGTGGCTCGTATGCTGGTAGCGTCCTGCTCCGAGAGGAAGGAGAGGAAGTAAAGCATGGCTCGAGATAAGGGCAACGAACAAAAAGTGTACGAAACACGAAGCCAGCCAGGAAAAAATGACGAAACAACCGCAGTCACTATACAACAATTCCTTTAGCAAGATTTGGGAAGTGGTTATTTGTAGCACTATGTTAGATTAATTTGCACGGGGGGCGCACCCCATTCTACTGTGTTTTACCCATAGGTGGGAGCCAAGCAGTTAAGTAAAGCTCAAGTCCCAGTTCGCAACCCGGTGCAGTAAAGTAACCAAGACCAACTCTGCTTGGCGCAGCGTCTTGAATGACGGCGCCCGTTTCTTTGTTTGCGACCACAGGTGTAGCATCTCAAGGACACCGCCTCAAAACGCTAGCTGTCACGTGGGGAGGAATCCGCGAATGGCCCCCCTACAACCATACCACCATGCAGTACCAAAAGATGGCATTCTAACACCGGTTGTAACACAGGCACCCGTCATATGAATGTATGGTGGCAGTCTACTAGGGGTGGTACTAGCACCTGTGCTACGGTGCCGTCAGTACCGCCTGCCTTACCGCACGCAGGTACCGTAGCACCGTGCGGTTGTTACAGCTACTTCTGAGCGTGCTTTCTGCGAGATCGGTCacacactgttaaacattacaaaCCACGGTCAGTGCACAAAGGAAGATATAGGTACCAATAGTGGCCATTTCCAATGATAGCAAAAAAAGTAacgtaaagaaaagaaagtgctaAGAATGCATATGACTAAAGCTTCGCAATATTTCATATATAGTCGAAGGAATTTTCTATACTAAACTCAATGCAACGACGCAGAACATCTTCAAACATTTTGCACCACACGACAAATAGCAGAATCAAAACCCTGCCGTGCATTGTACCCTGACCCTACAcccaccactttttttttcatattgctaaCCTAAAAGAAAGCACGAATTTCGTGATCGTGAGCATAGTTGGGCTTTATTACGCGCAATATTGTCACTAAGAGTAGCTATGCTACGCTGCCTATTCCTAAACATTGCGCTTCCACAGACAAGGTTGTTTTATACCGATAGCCATATACAAGCAGCAAGACTTACTCTAAATGCCGTAGGTATGCCAATATAGATTCACAAGTTGGCTAATGTTGGCTATGTTGAATGGGCAAGCTATTTTAAGGCTCGACTCGTTATATAGGAACACATGCACGCACAtaacccctcccctccccccaacaCGCACTCAAGTACTTGCACTGCAGCCAATCTTATTCTGAAGTCAAGACACTCACCAACAACCTTCGCCACTGAGATTGATCGCCACCTTCTCCTCGTTGTTCAGTCTCCGGAATATTGAGATACGCCTTCTTTTTCGGAGAATATAAGGACGTTGGAGCCGTTCTACGATGTGATGTGAAGCCTGTGCTGCTCACATCACTAAATACTTCATTATCTTGTACCGTTCGCGTCTCGTCATCGACAACGTTATAACTCCCGCTCCTGTGAGGCCCAGAGAGTTGCGCTGGAGAGCTTCGTTTTGTATTTCGTAGTCGCACTTCGGGTACTGTTGTAGCGGGCTGCCCTCCCAGTCCATATGTAGTCGGACCTGCATCTAAGTCATAATTCCCACTGTTCGGAGGGCCATCGGCGTTTTGCGCTTCAGAGCTTAGTTCTGCATTTGATCGCGGGATGGCTGTAGCTCTGTGTAATCCCTCTTCATGTTCAGTAAAACGGACATCTACGTCGTATTTCCCACGGCCCCGAGGACGGTCCACGTATGGTGTCTCGTCATCGACAACGTCATAACCGCTGCTGCTGTGAGGTCCATCAGAGAGTTGCGCTGGAGAGCTTCGTTTTGTATTTCGTAGTCGCACTTCGGGTACTGTAGTTGCGGGCTGCCCTCCCAGTCCATATGTAGTCGGACCTGCATCTACGTGATAATTCCCACGTTTCGGAGGGCCATCGGCGTTTTGCGCTTCAGAGCTTAGTTCTGCATTTGATCGCGGGATGGCTGTAGCTCTGTGTAATCCCTCTTCATGTTCAGTAAAACGGACATCTACGTCGTATTTCCCACGGCCCCGAGGACGGTCCAGGTATGGTGTCTCGTCATCGACAACGTCATAACCCCCGCTGCTGTGAGGTCCATCAGAGAGTTGCGCTGGAGAGCTTCGTTTTGTATTTCGTAGTCGCACTTCGGGTACTGTAGTTGCGGGCTGCCCTCCCAGTCCATATGTAGTCGGACCTGCATCTACGTCATAATTCCCACTGTTCGGAGGGCCATCGGCGTTTTGCGCTTCGGAGCTTAGTTCTTCATTTGATTCCTTTTGCGGGATGGCTGTAGCTGTGTGTAATCCCTCTTCATCTTCAGTAAAACGGACATCTACGTCGTATTTCCCACGGCCCCGAGGCCGATCCACGTATGGTGCTGCAGAGCTCCGTTCTGTATCGTACCGTTGCTTTCGCAGGAGTGCAGCAGCAGGCTGTCCTCTTTGTCCATATTTAGTCAAACTGGCACCTGGTTGCGAtgtcctggaaaaaaaaaatattcgacaGATGCCAAGGATTTAACCTCACCGCCCCTTGATTATTGTGGTACTAAGTAAATTTGTTTGCATGCATGCACAGTGTGTGTTGCAGATAAAGCAGACACTAAACTTGGGAGAGCTTGGAGACGCCGAACCACTCACGTGGGCATAATAGAGGTAAGACGATGAAGCATATTAACACGCAGAGGATGTTAACCTTGATTAGCACAAGGGCGATTGCATTTGAAGCCATTTCTGCGTATCCGGGAAATTGAAGAAAATTGAAGCAGCTGTTCTTGGTTACCAGATATAGTGGATATTCTGTTGTGCGTAGAATGAATGACCTAATGTACGTCTTGTGGAAGCTAGAAGAGTATGATTACGTGTTCTCAAATTTCCACAGAAAAAGTACTGCCACTGCTTGGAGAAGCTCCCTGTAAAATAAGTACTGGTTAATGACGACCCTGCGACCAAACTTGCTTCTGTTCACCATCGGTGTAAACTCAGTACGCCACTGCATGCTTGTGTGAACATCTTGTGGACATTTAGAGAATAACGTTGGGCTAGGTTGTCGGAATTCCAGAATTGAGATATCCTTAACTAGCGCCGAGAAAGACGTAGGCCATGAAAGACTGCAAAATAGGACACGCGCCAGTGTCGAGGCCACAAGGACA
This genomic window contains:
- the LOC135895886 gene encoding uncharacterized protein isoform X6; amino-acid sequence: MARSAENTILSPDDEADDNENLPMKVYKPSTWTSQPGASLTKYGQRGQPAAALLRKQRYDTERSSAAPYVDRPRGRGKYDVDVRFTEDEEGLHTATAIPQKESNEELSSEAQNADGPPNSGNYDVDAGPTTYGLGGQPATTVPEVRLRNTKRSSPAQLSDGPHSSGGYDVVDDETPYLDRPRGRGKYDVDVRFTEHEEGLHRATAIPRSNAELSSEAQNADGPPKRGNYHVDAGPTTYGLGGQPATTVPEVRLRNTKRSSPAQLSDGPHSSSGYDVVDDETPYVDRPRGRGKYDVDVRFTEHEEGLHRATAIPRSNAELSSEAQNADGPPNSGNYDLDAGPTTYGLGGQPATTVPEVRLRNTKRSSPAQLSGPHRSGSYNVVDDETRTVQDNEVFSDVSSTGFTSHRRTAPTSLYSPKKKAYLNIPETEQRGEGGDQSQWRRLLDATSIRATLPDAPKERRSMPAQDSQGLASIPRSTHVGSSHVTPGPSPEASSRKEMANIPALYPDGPGENDPGIYFYDNTPSRLLDRTARKISNVVAPPTSTAPLGKQVAPAGEEGNESPSYQTAPVRSTVVESAGEDEDDESAEETSDIGTHGLLYYAWVLSTALFMLLIVPVAILILSHRRSDFDAARLKMNVTAPMACVEDVNDTVMCNGYPSKLPSFEDEDWQPSNDSAPLPPGYSTAGRRRPATSVRPVICVLNLGTQELWQRYVDTDTISYCTVLLWESLSLGTPKDHRMGRRGTLALDQEKFNQLVDHTKQFRTAGDGSLPIYVTLGGQRFDSQAYVSMLLNEDWQVSVTVSLHRFNGIFHLATYTSPHQIQLRMQRAFDDAMGDTAVALFDSQLDDFSGECEAEEVQASSPSLVAAIATTGPRA